A part of Citrifermentans bremense genomic DNA contains:
- a CDS encoding flavodoxin family protein — protein sequence MKAIAINGSPRPGGNTEILLKKTLEPLAAAGWDTEYLRIGGKPLRGCIACMKCVEKQNGKCAIESDSMNDVIEKMFAADAIILGSPTYFADVTSELKALIDRAGFVALANGGAFSGKIGAAVVAVRRGGGTHVFDTINHMFLTSSMIVPGSIYWNLGVGCAKEEVHDDEEAIRNMEHLGQTIAWLGRGTAAASAAAPFPKVAVELH from the coding sequence ATGAAAGCAATTGCGATAAACGGCAGCCCAAGACCGGGCGGCAATACCGAAATCCTGCTCAAGAAGACCCTCGAGCCTTTAGCAGCCGCCGGCTGGGACACGGAGTACCTGCGTATTGGCGGGAAGCCCCTTAGGGGCTGTATAGCCTGCATGAAGTGCGTTGAGAAACAGAACGGCAAGTGCGCTATTGAAAGCGACAGCATGAACGATGTGATCGAAAAGATGTTCGCCGCCGATGCGATCATACTTGGCTCTCCGACGTACTTCGCCGATGTCACCTCCGAGCTGAAGGCCCTGATTGATCGGGCAGGCTTCGTCGCCTTGGCGAATGGCGGTGCCTTCAGCGGCAAGATCGGTGCTGCAGTGGTGGCGGTGCGCCGTGGTGGGGGGACTCACGTTTTCGACACCATAAACCACATGTTCCTCACCTCATCGATGATCGTGCCTGGTTCTATCTACTGGAATCTCGGCGTGGGGTGCGCCAAGGAAGAGGTGCATGACGACGAAGAGGCCATTCGCAATATGGAGCATCTCGGGCAGACCATTGCCTGGCTTGGCAGGGGAACTGCGGCAGCCTCCGCGGCTGCTCCTTTTCCGAAAGTTGCAGTGGAACTACATTAG
- a CDS encoding multidrug effflux MFS transporter, with protein sequence MADVDQLKLWVDNEVSVLEEPRPGWYVLGVLSLLMGFASISTDLYLPAMPLMSSSLHAGTGLIEWTISGYLVGFSFGQLLWGPLSDRYGRRLAIGSGLILFVLGSVGCALSNDALTLIAWRVVQALGACASVALSRAMVRDLYEGTKAAQMLSTLITVMAVMPLVGPLLGGQIVWMSGWRAIFWFLVAVGLVTLGALCTIPETLPQRNRNTEPLGRALFSYFELLRNRRLLGYLGAGGFLYAGMFAYVAGTPFVYISYYHFPARLYGLLFGMGIIGIMGANILNRWLIGRFGYDRILVAGAIAASATGMWAGFAAHSGLGGLWGLVMPLFLFASTTGLIVANSITGALTDFPQRAGAVSALTGAVQYGSGIFGSGLVGLWGDGTPWPLGLVVALSGVGCLLSTVLLLHSRK encoded by the coding sequence ATGGCCGACGTGGATCAACTTAAACTGTGGGTGGATAACGAGGTTTCAGTTTTAGAGGAACCCAGACCGGGATGGTATGTGCTCGGCGTGCTGAGCCTTTTGATGGGCTTCGCATCGATTTCGACTGACCTTTACCTACCCGCCATGCCGCTGATGAGTAGCTCCTTGCACGCGGGTACCGGACTGATAGAGTGGACCATCTCAGGGTATCTAGTCGGATTCAGCTTTGGACAGTTGTTGTGGGGGCCGCTCAGCGACCGCTACGGTCGTCGCTTGGCTATCGGCAGCGGGTTGATCCTGTTCGTGCTTGGTTCAGTCGGTTGTGCGCTGTCCAACGATGCCCTGACGTTGATCGCATGGCGGGTGGTGCAGGCGTTGGGCGCTTGCGCAAGTGTTGCTCTTTCGCGTGCCATGGTACGTGATCTTTACGAGGGGACTAAAGCAGCCCAGATGCTGTCCACGCTTATTACGGTGATGGCCGTCATGCCCCTGGTCGGTCCGCTGTTAGGTGGGCAAATTGTTTGGATGTCTGGTTGGCGCGCGATCTTCTGGTTCTTGGTCGCGGTCGGGCTCGTGACCCTCGGGGCGCTCTGCACCATCCCCGAAACTCTGCCTCAACGCAACCGCAACACAGAACCGCTCGGTAGGGCGCTGTTCAGCTATTTTGAGCTGCTGCGAAATCGCAGGCTGCTTGGGTATCTGGGGGCGGGCGGCTTTCTCTATGCCGGCATGTTCGCTTACGTTGCGGGCACACCCTTCGTCTACATCAGCTACTACCATTTCCCTGCTCGTCTGTACGGTCTGCTGTTTGGCATGGGGATCATCGGTATCATGGGGGCCAACATCCTGAACCGGTGGCTGATCGGGCGTTTCGGCTATGACCGGATCCTGGTGGCTGGAGCCATTGCGGCCTCAGCCACCGGCATGTGGGCCGGGTTCGCGGCGCATAGCGGTCTGGGGGGACTTTGGGGACTAGTGATGCCACTGTTTTTGTTCGCGTCAACTACGGGGCTCATCGTCGCCAACTCTATCACCGGCGCACTGACCGATTTCCCACAGCGGGCCGGTGCCGTCTCGGCATTGACGGGTGCTGTCCAGTATGGAAGTGGCATCTTTGGTTCTGGACTGGTTGGACTGTGGGGTGACGGCACTCCCTGGCCGCTGGGACTGGTCGTCGCCCTGAGCGGCGTCGGCTGCCTATTGTCGACTGTGTTGCTGTTACATTCAAGGAAATGA
- a CDS encoding AraC family transcriptional regulator, with the protein MTKQKNLDADEVINWDVALKTLAKTIARWTTNREVLQTAIPGLTFFHHNHPTEPGIGVHEPSVCVVAQGAKKIHLEDETFIYDANNYLIASVHMPTIYQVISATPEEPYLGLLLKFDMRELSQLMIDSNLPSPRTKTIERAIATGEMTLPLLGAIQRLASLLDEPESIPILAPMLHREILFRLLNGEQGARLRKIASAGSSSHQVARAIDWLRVNFCEQLRVEDLAESANMSPSSFHSHFRSMTSLSPLQYQKHLRLQEARRIMLAENLDATSAAFRVGYESSSQFSREYSRLFGAPPLRDISQLRRGAAGITS; encoded by the coding sequence ATGACAAAACAAAAGAATTTAGACGCTGACGAGGTAATCAACTGGGATGTTGCACTCAAGACTTTGGCCAAGACCATTGCCCGATGGACCACCAACCGTGAAGTCCTCCAGACGGCGATACCCGGGTTGACCTTTTTTCACCACAACCACCCGACTGAGCCGGGAATCGGAGTGCATGAACCAAGCGTTTGCGTGGTTGCTCAGGGCGCCAAAAAAATCCATCTCGAAGACGAGACGTTCATCTATGACGCCAATAACTACCTGATTGCGTCGGTCCACATGCCGACAATTTATCAGGTGATATCCGCAACACCTGAAGAGCCCTACCTGGGATTGTTGTTGAAGTTTGATATGCGCGAATTGTCGCAGCTGATGATAGACAGCAACCTGCCCTCACCGCGAACGAAAACCATTGAACGCGCCATAGCAACCGGCGAAATGACGCTCCCCCTGTTGGGAGCGATCCAAAGGCTGGCCAGTCTGCTTGACGAACCCGAGAGCATACCCATTCTTGCACCGATGCTTCACCGGGAGATTCTCTTTCGATTACTCAACGGAGAGCAGGGAGCACGACTGCGCAAGATTGCATCAGCGGGAAGCAGCAGCCATCAAGTTGCCCGCGCAATTGACTGGCTGAGGGTGAATTTCTGCGAGCAGTTGCGGGTCGAAGACCTCGCCGAAAGTGCCAACATGAGTCCGTCCAGTTTTCACAGTCACTTCAGGTCAATGACCTCCTTGAGCCCGCTTCAGTACCAGAAACACCTCCGCCTGCAGGAAGCGAGGCGCATAATGCTTGCGGAAAACCTTGACGCAACGAGCGCAGCCTTCCGGGTTGGGTATGAAAGTTCGTCCCAGTTCAGCCGCGAGTACAGCAGACTGTTCGGGGCGCCACCGCTGCGCGATATCTCCCAGTTGCGTCGTGGAGCCGCTGGAATCACCAGCTAG
- a CDS encoding aldo/keto reductase has protein sequence MEKVVLNNGVEMPILGFGVFQVPDSDECERSVCDALHAGYRLIDTAAAYMNEEAVGNALRKCGVTREELFVTTKLWTQDAGYDSTKQAFERSLNKLQLDYLDLYLIHQPFGDVYGSWRAMEELYRAGKIRAIGISNFHPDRVMDLVVHNTVIPAVNQIETHPFCQQVETQKFLEENQIQIESWGPFAEGRNDLFANVLLRSIGEKYGKSIAQVVLRWLIQRGVVSIPKSVHPDRIRENFDVFNFELSAEDMAAIATLDQKQSSFFDHRDPAMVKWLGERKLDL, from the coding sequence ATGGAAAAAGTTGTTCTGAATAACGGCGTCGAAATGCCTATCTTGGGCTTTGGCGTTTTTCAGGTGCCCGATTCCGACGAGTGTGAGCGGAGCGTCTGCGACGCCCTCCATGCGGGCTACCGACTGATAGACACTGCGGCGGCCTACATGAACGAGGAAGCTGTCGGCAATGCGCTCAGGAAATGCGGCGTTACCAGAGAGGAACTTTTCGTAACAACAAAGCTGTGGACCCAGGACGCGGGCTACGATAGCACCAAGCAGGCCTTTGAAAGATCTCTCAACAAGCTGCAGCTCGATTACCTAGACCTCTATCTGATCCATCAGCCCTTTGGCGACGTCTACGGCTCGTGGCGGGCGATGGAAGAGCTCTACCGTGCAGGAAAGATTAGGGCTATCGGGATCAGCAACTTTCACCCGGACCGGGTCATGGATCTCGTCGTCCACAACACGGTGATCCCAGCCGTTAACCAGATCGAAACCCACCCGTTCTGCCAGCAGGTCGAGACGCAAAAGTTCCTCGAGGAGAACCAGATTCAGATCGAATCTTGGGGGCCTTTTGCGGAAGGCAGGAATGATCTGTTTGCCAATGTACTGTTGAGGTCCATCGGGGAGAAATACGGCAAAAGTATCGCGCAGGTCGTCCTTCGTTGGCTGATCCAACGGGGTGTCGTCTCGATCCCAAAGTCGGTACACCCTGACCGCATAAGGGAAAACTTCGATGTGTTCAATTTTGAACTCAGCGCCGAGGACATGGCGGCTATCGCGACTCTGGACCAGAAACAGAGCAGCTTCTTCGATCACCGCGACCCTGCGATGGTCAAGTGGTTGGGTGAAAGAAAACTCGATCTCTGA
- a CDS encoding aldo/keto reductase: MKKRLLGKGLEVSAIGYGAMGLSHGYGPATDRRQAIELVRAAAERGVTFFDTAQIYGAENEEIVGEALAPLRGEVVIATKFGFELGRTDNRQVLSSRPEYIREVTEGSLKRLRVEAIDLYYQHRVDPDVPIEDVAGTIKDLIAEGKVKHFGLSEAGVETIRRAHAVLPVTAVESEYSMMWRQPDDELLPVLEELGIGFVPFSPLGKGFLTGRFDKNSTFDSSDFRSIVPRFSPENLDANQALVNLVKEIAADKQATPAQVALAWVLAQKPWVVPIPGTTKLQRLDENLGAADVELSSEDLGNIARALAKIEVHGDRYPAHLQKRVGR, encoded by the coding sequence ATGAAGAAGCGATTGCTGGGAAAGGGTTTGGAAGTCTCAGCCATAGGTTACGGCGCCATGGGCCTGAGTCATGGATATGGACCGGCAACCGACAGGCGGCAAGCCATTGAGCTGGTCCGCGCGGCCGCAGAGCGTGGGGTCACCTTCTTCGATACAGCACAGATTTACGGCGCGGAGAACGAAGAGATCGTGGGCGAGGCCCTGGCACCTCTGCGCGGAGAGGTGGTGATCGCCACAAAATTCGGATTCGAACTCGGGCGCACCGACAATCGACAGGTTCTTAGCAGCCGGCCGGAGTATATCCGTGAGGTGACCGAGGGGTCGCTGAAACGACTCCGGGTCGAGGCCATAGATCTATACTACCAGCACCGCGTCGACCCTGATGTTCCGATCGAGGACGTTGCCGGCACGATAAAGGACTTGATTGCCGAGGGGAAGGTGAAGCATTTCGGCCTATCAGAGGCCGGAGTCGAGACCATCCGCCGAGCCCACGCGGTCCTTCCGGTCACGGCGGTCGAGAGCGAGTACTCCATGATGTGGCGACAGCCCGATGATGAACTGCTGCCAGTTCTTGAGGAACTCGGCATTGGCTTTGTGCCCTTCAGTCCGCTCGGCAAAGGTTTTTTAACCGGTCGCTTTGACAAGAATTCAACCTTTGACAGCTCTGATTTCCGCAGCATCGTCCCGCGTTTCTCACCGGAGAATCTCGATGCCAACCAGGCACTGGTCAACCTCGTAAAGGAAATTGCGGCTGATAAGCAAGCGACGCCGGCCCAAGTCGCTCTGGCGTGGGTGTTGGCGCAAAAACCGTGGGTCGTGCCGATACCGGGTACCACCAAGCTCCAACGTCTGGATGAAAATCTTGGCGCAGCCGACGTTGAGCTGTCGTCTGAGGATCTCGGCAACATCGCGCGTGCCTTAGCGAAAATAGAGGTGCATGGCGATAGATATCCTGCCCATCTGCAGAAGAGGGTGGGGCGGTAA